The following nucleotide sequence is from Candidatus Binatia bacterium.
ATGGGCCAGGAGGGCGTCAGCTCGACGCGCCTCAGCGAGATTCCGCCGGGCGAAACGAGCAAGCCGCTCAAGTTTTCTCTCGACGAAGTCGTCTACGTCATCGCGGGGCGGGGTCTCACGACCGTCTGGTACGACGGCAGCAGCGCCAAGAAGAGCTTCGAGTGGCAGCAGCACAGCATGTTTTTGATTCCCCACGGCGCGCACCATACCTTCAGCAACATGCAGGGCGACAAGCCGGTCCGGCTCCTGCACTACAGCTATCTTCCCTTAGCTTTGTCCGCCGTTCCCGATCCCGACTACTTCTTCAACAACCCGCGCGCGTCGGGCGACGAGCTGGCGGAGCAGGAGGAGTATTACTCCGAGGCCAAACTGGTTCAGGCGGCCGAGGTGGACGAGGCTTTAGGGCTCCGCGTTTTCTGGTACGGCAATTTTTTTCCGGACATGAAGGCCTGGACCAAGCTCGACGCCAACGAGCGCAGAGGCGCCGGAGGTAAGAGCGTCTACATCCAGTTTCCCAACTCCGAAGTTTCGGCGCACATGTCGGTCTTCGCGCCGCTGACCTATAAAAAAGCCCATCGCCACGGACCCGGCCGCGCGATCGTGATTCCCGCGGGTGAAGGCTACTCGATCATGTGGGAGGAAGGCAAAGAGAAGATCGTCTGCCCGTGGCACGAGTGCAGCATGCTGGTGCCGCCCAACAAGTGGTTCCACCAGCATTTCAACGCCGGCGGAGGGCCGGCGCGCTATCTCGCGCTCCATCCACCGATGCAGTTCCACGGCCACGCGGAAAAGATCGAAGACCGCGCCAAGGACCAGATCGAATATACGGATGAAGATCCGTTCATCCGGAAGAAGTTCGAAGAAGAGCTGGCCAAGCGCGGCGTTAAGTCGATCATGCCGGACGAGGCCTATACCAACCGCGACTACGAATGGTCGAAGAGCATGGGTAAGCAATAAGTCGAATCTGCTCTGCTTGATTATCTTTGATTCAAAAACGGCAGGACTTTTTCTCCCAGCAGATCGAGTTGCTGAACCTCCGGGACGACGGCGCCCAGGATAAGAGTTTCTATGCCCTGGGAAAAAGCCGCGCGGATTTTCGCGGCGCATTCTTGAGGCGATCCGACGACGAAGGTCTTTTCGATGTCGAGTCTGACTTTACCGTAATAGCGGTTGAGATAGGCGGCGCAAGCTTCGACCGCTTTGGTTTTGTCGTCGTCGATGGCCATAAAGGTGAGACCCGCCTTGGCGATCCGGCTCGGGTCGCGCCCGGCGGCTAGAGCAAAGCCCGCGATCTTTTCCCACAGCGCGGAAAACTCCGGGACCGCCGAGCTGCCGCAGATATAGCCGTCCGCCAGGCGGGCGGCGCGCTTGAGCGCAGACTCGGCGTTTCCGCCCATCCAGATAGGTGGGTGCGGCGCCTGGATCGGACGCGGGCCGATGGTGAGATTCTCAACCTGGTAGAATTTTCCTCTGTGAGTCACGCCCTCCTCCGTCCAGAGCCTTGCCATCAATCCCACAAGCTCTTCCGCGCGGCTGCCTCTGTGCTCGAAGGGAATGCCGACAGAGGCGAAGTCGTTTTCTCGGCTGCCGAACCCAATCCCCAAGGTCACCCTCCCCGAGGAGAGAAAATCCAGAGTCGCCACGGTTTTTGCCAGCAAAGCGGGATGTCGGAGGGCCGCCAGCAGCACGGAGGTGCCGAGTCTGATCTTCGAGGTTACCGCCGCCGCTGCGGCAAGGACCGTGAGCGGTTCGAGGTTGTCATAAACGATCCTATCAAGCACCCAGAGAGAATGAAGTCCCATTTCCTCGCACTTCTTGGCGGCCACGGTCACATAGAGCGGAGTGATCAGCGGCGACGGATTGACCAGGCAGACGCCGATATTGGCCATGGTTTCGCTCCTTTGCCGTCATCCAATCACAGTCGGGGATGCTAATGCAAAACCACTCGGCAATCCATGTGCTTTTTTTCCTTGACAAGCAAGAGGGCTTTTACTAAAACTTGCATCAATCAAAATGCCCCTTCTTGGCCAATTAATCCCCGATTGGCAACTACGAGAGTGGGGGCAAATCTACGACGGTAGGGGCGAAGGGAAAGGAGGGTTGTTATGAAAAGCCGTGGATTTCTCTGGCTCGTCGCGGTCCTGATCGGATCGTCTCTGGCCTTCTCTCCGATGATCTCTTCTCCGGTGATGGCCCAAGAGAAGAAAGAAGAGAAGAAGGAGGAGAAGAAGGAGGAGAAGAAGAAGGAAGAGAAAAAGAAGGAAGAGAAAAAGAAGGCCGAGAAGAAGGGTGAAGAGAAGAAAGAAGAGAAGAAGGAAGAGAAAAAGTAACCTTTCTCTAAGGCCTTACCGAGATCAGCATCGGCCTATAAAGCCGGGCAGGATTACATCTTGCCCGGCTTTTTTTGCGCCTCCGGTTTGTCGCGCTGCGTTTCAGAGCCCGCGCAGCACGGCTCGTTTTTACCCCTGATTGTTGCTACTATGAACCTCGTCCATGAGTTCACAGCAACGCCAGCTTCTCGTTCGCGGAGCTATCTTCGCCCTGCTCGTCGTTCTGATTTTCGTTTTGAGCAAATACGGCCCGCAACCGTTTACCGCCCTGAGCCCGCTATGGGAGGAACTGGAGGATCTCCAGGCATCCCAGGAACGCAAAGAACAAATCACGATGTTTCTCGCTTCTTTCGGACCTTATTCCTCCGCCGTCTTCGTGCTGCTGCAGGCGCTCCAGGTCGTGATCTCGCCCATTCCCGGCGAGTTGACGGGCGTGGCTGGCGGCTATGTTTACGGCCAGGGCTACGGTTTTATCCTTTCGACGCTTGGATTGACTCTCGGCTCGTGGGTGGCTTTCGAGCTCTCAAGCATCCTCGGCCGGCCCTTTGTGGAAAAACTCTTCAAGAAAGATTTGCTCCATAAATTCGATTTTCTCACCACCAACACGGGCGCGACGATCTCTTTCCTGCTTTTTCTGATCCCCGGATTTCCCAAAGACCTTCTGTGCTACATTCTCGGTCTGAGCCGCATGGGGCTCAGAACTTTTCTTATCGTTTCGGCCGTCGGCCGCATCCCGGGAACTTATTTACTCACCATGCAAGGCGCCAGCGTCCGTAACGAAGACTACTGGACGACGGTCATTTTAGCCGTCATCTCCGCCGCCCTGCTGTTTGCCGCCTATATTTACCGCGCCCGTCTGTTTCATTGGATCAAAAATAGACATGGTCAGGTTGAGGGATAATGGCCGGATCGATAGACATGCTTTTATTGATTTTGCCACTCCTGGCGGTTCCCGGCGCGAGCGCGCTCTCTGCTGAGCCGAAGCAGATCGAGCTGGCGCAAATGACCCCGCTCACTTTCAACGCCTGGCGCCCTTATAAAAATCCCGACCAGCTCGTTCAAGTCGGAATGAACAAGGGTCAGGTGCTGGCGATCGCCGGCAAGCCCGACTATGAAGAGTCCTACTATCAGGGACCGCGCGGCCAGTGGTCGCGGGTATCCGATTGGTATTACATAAAAACCGGCCTGAACAAGGAGACCGCGTTGTTGAAGTTTGTCGGCGATACATTGGTCAACATTTCCGTCACACCCGTCCAGTGATCTCATGGAGCCACCATTTGCCGCTATTCCGAGCTTCGTGTATATTGTTTCATATGTCCCGGCGAATCGGACTGACCGTTCTTCTGATAACGGTTATTTTATCCTACCCCGCAATCCTGCCGGCCCAGTATACCCTGGTGCTTAAAAACGGCCGGCGCATCACCGTCCAGTCCTATAGAGAAGAGGGCCAATCAATCAGGATTTACGGCATTGGCGGCGAGATCGGAATACCGCGCGCTGAAGTTCAGTCGATCCTCAGAGCGGGGGAAGAGGGGCGGGGTCTGGACCTTCGCGGCATCGAGGGGATAGAGGGCGAAGTCAGCCGACCCGAAGGTCAAGAACCGAGGCCGGAAGGGGCGGGCGCTGCGGCGGCTCCCGCGGAAGCAACGCCCGACCAGAGGGCCAAAGAGGAAGAGGACTACAGAAAAAGAATCGAAGAGGTCACGGCGGAGCTCAATTCGGTCAAGGACCGGTATATTGCCGAAACACGGGCAAGCAGCTCGCGCGATCCGATGCTGCTCGAGACCGACGAGGCGATTCGGGCGCGCAACGAAGACTTGAACTCGCGGCTGAAGGATTTGCAGCACAATCCCGAACCGCCCAGCGATGCCGGCCCGGTGAGGTTATCGGTTCCTTCGCCTTTTACCGGACAACCGACGGGCAAGGCGGAGATTCGTCCCGGCGAAGGATTAAACACAGCCGGCATTCCCATTTACACTCCGCCGGTCACGTCGCCCGCAGTGCGGCCCCCGCCCCCGGCTTACAGCGAGCGAGAGAAAGAACTCAGCGATTTGCGCAGTCGAATGAACCAGCTCGTGAAAGAGCGCGAGAGACTGATCGAAGAGATGAAGCAGAAAAACTTCGATACCGGCCTTCCCTCTGTAGAATAGAGCCGGCATCGGGTCGCCAATTATTTTTCGTTACCCCGCCCTGAAAGGATAACCGCCGCACGCAAACCCAGCAGGTAGCTGTTCACGCCGAAGCCCGCGATCTGACCGACGACGGCCTCGGCGATGAGCGAGCGCTTGCGAAACTCCTCGCGCTTGTAGATGTTCGATAAGTGCACTTCCACCGCCGGGATGCCGGCGGCCGTCAGCGCGTCTCTTAAGGCTACGCTCGAATGCGTGTAGGCGGCCGCGTTGACCACGAGGGCGGAAAATTCTTCGGGCGCTTTTTGAATCCAATCGACCAGCTCGCCCTCGCTGTTCGATTGACGCATCTCGACCTCGACGCCGAGTTTGCGCGCGAGCACCGCGATCTTCCGATTGATCTGGTCGAGGCTCAGCCGGCCGTAGATCTCCGGCTGCCGCTTGCCGAGAATATTCAGATTGGGCCCGTGAAGGATGAGGATTTTTTTCTTTTTTGCCATTACGACCCTCGTTGACGCTGCTTGAGCCAGTGATCGCAGGCTTCAAGCTCCTGTGCCGCTCTTTCCCTTGTCGCCCCGCGCGAGCCTTCCTGCTCGACCGTCGTCTTCAATCGGGCGACCTCGTCGCGCCATTCGCTCTCCTCGGGAGCGGCCTCGCAGAGCCGGCGATAAACCTCCAACGCCTCCAGGAAATAGCCTTGTTGGGTGAGCAATCTCGCCATGCTCTCGGTGGCGAAGGCCGGAGCGCTCGAGGATTGCTCGCCGACGCCAACCCGCTCGATGGCCGCAACCAGGGACTGCAACGGCTCATTCCCTACCAGCCGACCCAGATTATTCAGCCCCTCAATGGCCTGACCCGTGCGGCCCAATTCATAGAGAACTCGGCTTCTGAGCAACAGCGCGCGCGGATGATCCGGACTCTTCCGCAAAAAGCGCTCCACAACTTCGAGCGCCTCGTGAAGACGCCCCTGGCGGCGCATGGACTCGGTCTCCTCAACGAGGTCCGGCAAATTAGGACTTGGGCCCATGCTCAATTCGTTTTCCGCGCCAGCGCCGCGGCGATCTCCGACGGCGAAAGCGAATGAAACCTGGTCTTGCCGATGCCCTCGCAGAGAACGAACTTGATCTTGCCCTCGGCCGATTTCTTGTCCATCTCCAAGCGTTGGATCAACTCTCGCGGCTCAACGCCGGCCGGGATTTCAGTCGGCAAGCCGGCCTCCGAGATGAGCCGGCGAATGCGCTCGAAGCTCTCCCGATCGCAGCAGCCCTGGCGCACGGAGATGGCCGCGGCCTGGATCATGCCGATCGCCACCGCCTCGCCGTGAAAAAATTCGCGATAGCCGGTGAGGGATTCCAGCGCGTGTCCGACGGTGTGGCCGAAATTCAACACCGCGCGAACATCGCTCTCGCGCTCGTCCTTCTCGACGACGTTGGCCTTGATCGCGCACGAAGCCGCGACGACTTCAGTAAGCGGCGCCATCTTTAAGCCTAATAAATTTTCCAGCTCGGCTTCGAGCATGGCAAAGAGACCCGGATCGGCGATGATGCCGTACTTGATCACTTCGGCGAGGCCAGCGGCCAACTCTCTCCGGGGCAAAGAGCGCAGGACGGCCACGTCGATGAGCACGAGCCGCGGCTGATAAAACGCGCCGATCAAATTTTTTCCCTCCCGATGATTGACTCCGGTCTTGCCGCCGATGCTCGAATCGACTTGAGCCAGCAGAGTGGTCGGCACCTGAACGTATGGGATGCCGCGAAGAAAAGTGGCGGCCGCAAAGCCGGTCATGTCGCCGACGACGCCGCCTCCCAAGGCCAGCAAAGAAGAGCCGCGCTCGAATCTTTCGCTCACGAGCCGGTCGTAAATCTCGGCTACCGATTCGAGGTTCTTCCGTTCCTCTCCTTCGGGCAGAGAAACGACGGCGACCTCAAAGCCGGCCTGACGAAGCGAATCCTCGACCGGCTTGAGATAAAGCCCGGCCACTTTCACGTCCGTGATGATGCCGACTTTCTTTCCTAATCCCGCCCGCTGCAAAAGATCGCCGGTTTGCCGAAGAAGATCCTCTCCGATATGGATCGGATGGGAGCGATCGCCGAGATTGACCGTCAACGTGCGCATCTCACGACCGCCTAATCTGGACCTTGCCTTGCGTAATCAGGAGTTGTGCCATGATTTTTTCCACTACGTCGTCGATAGAAAGCGCGCTGGTGTCGATCATCACGTGCGCCTGGGCGTAAAACTTTTTTCGCTGGCTCAAGAGCGACTCGATTTTACCTTTCTGGTCCTCTCCCTTGAGCAGCGGCCGTCCGCGTCCGCTGCCCGCTCTTTGCATCAACGTCCGCGGCGTCGCGCTTAAACAGACGAGCAGGCTTTTTTCTTTAAGCAGGCGGAGGTTTTCTTTATCCACGACCGCGCCGCCGCCGGTGGCGACCACCTGACCTTCCCGGCCGAGCACCTCCCTTAATTTCCGCTTCTCCAGGCCGCGAAAAAAGGCTTCGCCTTTCTGCGCGAAGATCTCCCGCACTTTCATCCCTTCGGCCTCTTCGATCATCCGGTCGAGATCGACAAAAGGCCATTCCAGCCTCAGCGCGAGCTTGCGGCCGACGACCGTTTTGCCGGCGGCCATGAACCCGGTGAGGGCGATATTTTTTGGGCCGCGGGGAAGCAAGGGTCAGAACTGCTTGATCTGCTCCAGGTAGCCTTCGTAGTTGCGCGTGATCTCGCTGAGCGAGTCGCCGCCGAATTTTTCCAGGAAGGCCACCGCAAGCTCAAAGGCCACCACCGCCTCTCCGACCACGGCGGCGGCGGGGGCGGAACAGACATCCGATCGTTCCACGGAAGCGTCCGCAGGCTGCTTCGATTTAAAATCGACGGACTGGAGCGGGCTCATCAACGTCGAGATCGGCTTCATGGCGGCGCGCACGATCAAAGGCGCGCCGTTGGACATGCCTCCTTCGGTGCCGCCGGAGTTGTTGCTGCCGCGGTAAAACCCGGTGGGAACGATTCTCGGCGTGCCCTCGCTGACCATTTTATTGGGGTCGAAGAAGATCTCGTCGTGCACCTGGGAGCCGCGGCGCCGGGCCATCTCGAAGCCGAGACCGATCTCGACTCCCTTGATCGCCTGGATGCTCATGAGGGCGCGGGCCAGGCGGCCGTCGAACTTGCGGTCCCATTGCGTGTGGCTGCCGATTCCAGGCGGCAGACCGAGGGCGACGATCTCGAAGACGCCGCCCAACGTATCCCCCTTATTCTTGCAATCGTCGATCAGGGCGATCATTTTTTCTTCGGCGTCTTTGTCGGCGACTCTTACCGGCGACTCCTCGGCGCGGGCAAATACTTCTTCATAGGTCGCGCCGTCGCTTTTCGCCTCGATATTTCCGAGCGAGCGCAGATAACCCATGACCTTGATGCCGAAAGGCGCCAGGATCTGCTTGCAGAAAGATCCGACCGCCGTGCGCGAGACGGTGTCGCGGGCGCTGGCGCGCTCGAGAACGTTGCGAATGTCGGAATGGTTGTATTTGAGAATCCCGCTGAGATCAGCGTGCCCGGGACGGGGCTTGGTGACGGCGATCTTGTCGTCGCGGTCCCCGGGCAGAGACGACATCTTCTTGGTCCAGTTCTTCCAGTCGCGATTCTCGATTCCCAGCGCCACCGGCGAGCCCAGGGTTTCGCCCCAGCGGATGCCCGAGCGAATCTCGACCTCGTCTTTCTCGATCAGCATCCTGCCGCCGCGGCCATAGCCCTGCTGCCGGCGCCAGAGGTCATGATTGATCTTGGCGACGTCGATCGGGAATCCGGCCGGCACGCCGTCGATAATCGCCGTGAGGCAGGGCCCATGCGATTCCCCCGCGGTAAAATAGCGCAGCATGGGGGTATATTACTCTATTCTGTTTTTACAGGCTAGCTGTGGGGAGAATATGAAAGAGGGCCGAAGGATGATCTCACATCCTCCAGTCCTCTTGTATAGATGTTATCCGCCTTCGGTTTGCCTCAGCCGGTCGCGCCAGAGCTCTTCCGCGCTCGGAAGATTGACGGAACCCGCGGCGATGATACGCGGCGTGATGAAGACGATGAGCTCCTCGAAGTCTTTTTGCCAACGCTGATTCTTGAACAGCCAACCGAAAACGGGAATGTCTTTGAGCCATGGGATGCCGGATTCGGAGGTTAGCTTGGTATCTTTCAAAATACCGCCGATCACGATGGTCTCGCCGTCACGAACCAAAACGTTGGAGATGGCCTCGCGGGTCAGCTCATCGAATGGAATCACGCTGCTCGCGGCGCCAGTCCCGGTAGCGACACTGGCCACGGTCGGAGACTCGGCAATCGAGCTCGACTTGACGCTGATGCTCATGAGCACGAACCCGTCGCTGGAAACCTGCGGCGTGACGCTGAGAATGACCCCGACCGGAATTTTCTCGGTGGCGGCCGCCGATCCTGCCGCCGCTCCGGTGCCGCTGGCGATATTGGTGGTGGACGAAGGCAGCGTAATTCTTAGAACTCTCAGGCTCTGAATCGTCGAGGCGACGTTGTTCAGCGTCACCACCGACGGGCGCGATATGATCCGGATGTCGCCGGATTTCTCCGCCGCGGTCAATTGGAAATCCAAGTCTCTAAAAGCGCCGAATCGATTCTGGAAAATCTTAATGAACGGAATGCCGCTCGAAGGAGTGCCGGCGGCAAAAGGGCTGTTGATCTCGGCCCCGCGCGCAAATTTGAGAGTCGTTCCCAAGGCCCGCGAAAAGCTCGGCGTGGCTTCGACCAGATTCGATTCGATCAGGACCTGAGGCGTCCGGGTATCGAGCCGGCTGGCGATCTCGTTGGCGTCCTCGATGCCCTTGCGGATGTCGCGCACCACGATCGTGTTGCTCCGGTCATCCGGAAATACGACGCCGCGAGGACTCAGCACCGGCTTGATCTTGTCTACAAGCTCTTTCACCTTGGCGTAGTTGACGTTCAAATAGGCGGTCTGAAGCGGCTCGAGATTCTCCTGCGCCTTTTGCGCCGCCGATAGCGCGTCCCTTTCCGACTTCATTTGCCCCGCGGTGGAAATCCTGACGACGTTGCCCATCTGCTCTTTGCCCAGGCCGTTCGTATCGATCAAGAGATCCATCGCCTGGTCCCATGGCACATCCACCAGCCGCACGGTGACTCTCTTTTTCACCTCGTCGGTCACCACGATATTGAGCCCGCTCACTTCGGCAAGCAGACGGAAGACATTCTTGATGTCCGCGTCTTTAAAATCAAGCGAAATTTTTTGTCCCGAATAGGTTTTGACCCCCTTGAGATCCCTGCCGGCGGCAGCAGCCTGGCCGCGCGGGACAGGCGCACCCCCCTGTGCCATGCTGATGTCGACCCGCCGTCCATTTTGGACCAAATAGACGTCCCGCTTCGCCGTGTGCTGCGGATTGACCGGGCCGATAACCAATTTCAAGCCTCCGTTCTCCGGTTCGATCACATAGACGGGCACCGTGGCCGCGGCGACCTCCATGACCACGCGTAGGTGCCCCTCGCCCGAGCTGACTCGCAACACGCTGAGCCAGTGGGTCTCGATACGAAAAGTTTCCACCTGCGGCAGTTGCTTGGCCGGGCCGAATACGTCCAGAACGATACGGGACGGCTGCGCGATTGAGAAATGGCGGTACTGATTGACGGCGTCGGAGAATTTGATCCTGACGGTGGTTTGTCCCCGCTCTTCCTGTACGGCGAGATCTTGCAGCCTGAAGGGCTGTTCTTGCAGGGAGGGTTCCTTGACTGCGGGTTGAGGGACGGCCGGCTGTCTCTGAGCCGAGTCACGTTTACCGGCGGCATCTTCCTCCATGGCCGCCGGGACGCACGCGGAGAGCGCCGCTGCCGCCGCGATCAAGACGATACCGATGAATCCATGGCCTTGGAAAAATCTTCGCACCGTCGAAAGAAAAACTCTTATCAGCATAGTCTCGACCTTTCTGCGGCGTTTACTCGGAGACGATTCGCATACTTACTTGCCGGCTTTTTCTGGCGCCGTAAAAATCGACGTAACTCTCCTCGATCACGACTTCACTGGCTTTGATCTCCTTGATCTTTCCCTCATTGGAACCGATCGCAGTGCCGACCCTTACGACGTAACCGAGACCCGCCGAATCCTCGACCATGGCGCGCGGGTCCTTGGCGTCCCACACGATTCCGACCAGTTTGAGCTGGCCCAGATCGTAGCGCTCGAGCGGCGAAAGATTTTCTCGCGACCGGCGTTTGGTCTGGGTCTTCAAAGGCAACGCCTGAAACGGATCGCGCTTTCCGGCCGAGGAATAACGCGGCGCCGATGTCGGTTCGCTCTTTTTTTCCGGCAGGTCGAGCAATTCGGCGGCCGGCGTCTTCGCTTCGCTCTCCGGGCGCTGTCCGGTCTTCCCCGTTACGGCTCCCCTAAGCGCGTCCAGATTCTTCCCGATCACTTCCGGCGCCTTTTTGAATTTATCGAGCGCCTCTCGGGTCTTCTGGGACGGCGCGTCTTTTTCATCCTGAGCCGCTCCGATCCCGGAAAGGGCGACGATGCCAGCCAAGGTCAAGGGTAACCACCAGCGGTTCATATCACTTCTTCGCCGCCTTTTCTTTTGCTGCCTTCTCCGCCGCTATTTTCGCCCGCTCCGCTTCGTCTAAAAAGCGGAACGTTGTCACGAGCGTTGCGGTATCGATGGTGACCTGTTCCTGGTTCACCTTGGGATTTTTCATCTCGATATTGTTGATATTGACCAGACGATTCAGCCTGCCCACCTCGTCGAAGAAGCCGACCACGCTATGAAATTCCCCTCTGACGACGACGTCCACCGGGATCTCGGCGTAAAAATCCTGGGGATTTTCCGCCCGGGGGCGGAAAAGCAATATATCCAAACCGGATTCCCGCGCCTTGCTGGAAATGTTCGCCAAAAGATCGGGGATCTCCTTTTGGTCCGGAAGCTGGGCGATGGCCTCGTTGAGCATGCCGTTCAGAAGCACGATTTGCTGCTTGAGCTGGGGCAAATTCGCCACCAGAGCCTTTTTTCGGTCGCGCTCCGTCCTGGCCAGCTCGACGCTTTGCTTGAGATCCGAGATTTGAAAAGAAAAACGCGTATAGAGAAAGAAGTAATCGAAGAACAGCAAAAGAATAATCACGCCGGCCAAAATGCCGAGCTTCTGTTGCCGCGGCAATTCTAAAATACGGTTCAAAAATTCGTTCATGGCTTTTTTACCTTGCCAGGAGGACTCGCGGCGCCGGCGTCCTTAGCCGGCTCCGCGACGGACGGCTGGTAGACCAGGCGCGACCGCACGGAAAATTTTTTCAGCAAAAGCTTGTCCTGCTCGCTCTGGCTGGTCTCCACCAACTCCACATTCTTGAAATAGTCGGAGCTGGAAAGCGCTTTGAGAAAATCGGCCACCGTTTGGTTGTCCACGGCTATGCCGTTCATCGACAAGTTGCCCGAAGTTTCCTTGAATTCCGTGAGCCAGAGCCGGGGCGGAGTCGCCCCGGAGAGGCTCTCCATGACGCGCACGGGGCCGACCTTCTTTTTTCGAAGGTCTTCGATGACTTTGACTTTCTGTTTCAGATCGCCGACTTTTTTTTGCAGTTCCGTGACCTCTCTCGCTTCGGCCTCCATCGCGGCAATTTCCTGGCGCGCGCTTGCGAGTTCTCGACTCAAGGCGGTCGTGCGGTATAATTGATACAGGAGCACGATGAGGATCAGCCCCAGAGTAGCCCCTAATGCAAGAGCGGCGATCGTGAGGTCTTGGCGTCTGCCGATCTCGGC
It contains:
- the aroB gene encoding 3-dehydroquinate synthase, whose amino-acid sequence is MRTLTVNLGDRSHPIHIGEDLLRQTGDLLQRAGLGKKVGIITDVKVAGLYLKPVEDSLRQAGFEVAVVSLPEGEERKNLESVAEIYDRLVSERFERGSSLLALGGGVVGDMTGFAAATFLRGIPYVQVPTTLLAQVDSSIGGKTGVNHREGKNLIGAFYQPRLVLIDVAVLRSLPRRELAAGLAEVIKYGIIADPGLFAMLEAELENLLGLKMAPLTEVVAASCAIKANVVEKDERESDVRAVLNFGHTVGHALESLTGYREFFHGEAVAIGMIQAAAISVRQGCCDRESFERIRRLISEAGLPTEIPAGVEPRELIQRLEMDKKSAEGKIKFVLCEGIGKTRFHSLSPSEIAAALARKTN
- the aroQ gene encoding type II 3-dehydroquinate dehydratase encodes the protein MAKKKKILILHGPNLNILGKRQPEIYGRLSLDQINRKIAVLARKLGVEVEMRQSNSEGELVDWIQKAPEEFSALVVNAAAYTHSSVALRDALTAAGIPAVEVHLSNIYKREEFRKRSLIAEAVVGQIAGFGVNSYLLGLRAAVILSGRGNEK
- a CDS encoding pilus assembly protein PilP, encoding MNRWWLPLTLAGIVALSGIGAAQDEKDAPSQKTREALDKFKKAPEVIGKNLDALRGAVTGKTGQRPESEAKTPAAELLDLPEKKSEPTSAPRYSSAGKRDPFQALPLKTQTKRRSRENLSPLERYDLGQLKLVGIVWDAKDPRAMVEDSAGLGYVVRVGTAIGSNEGKIKEIKASEVVIEESYVDFYGARKSRQVSMRIVSE
- a CDS encoding LLM class flavin-dependent oxidoreductase, yielding MANIGVCLVNPSPLITPLYVTVAAKKCEEMGLHSLWVLDRIVYDNLEPLTVLAAAAAVTSKIRLGTSVLLAALRHPALLAKTVATLDFLSSGRVTLGIGFGSRENDFASVGIPFEHRGSRAEELVGLMARLWTEEGVTHRGKFYQVENLTIGPRPIQAPHPPIWMGGNAESALKRAARLADGYICGSSAVPEFSALWEKIAGFALAAGRDPSRIAKAGLTFMAIDDDKTKAVEACAAYLNRYYGKVRLDIEKTFVVGSPQECAAKIRAAFSQGIETLILGAVVPEVQQLDLLGEKVLPFLNQR
- a CDS encoding cupin domain-containing protein produces the protein MAKAPFKPQRQMWSKKFTYDFWMESTGVPIITGFFIDDLRTAKLGWWAERRLQTAFIQLMGQEGVSSTRLSEIPPGETSKPLKFSLDEVVYVIAGRGLTTVWYDGSSAKKSFEWQQHSMFLIPHGAHHTFSNMQGDKPVRLLHYSYLPLALSAVPDPDYFFNNPRASGDELAEQEEYYSEAKLVQAAEVDEALGLRVFWYGNFFPDMKAWTKLDANERRGAGGKSVYIQFPNSEVSAHMSVFAPLTYKKAHRHGPGRAIVIPAGEGYSIMWEEGKEKIVCPWHECSMLVPPNKWFHQHFNAGGGPARYLALHPPMQFHGHAEKIEDRAKDQIEYTDEDPFIRKKFEEELAKRGVKSIMPDEAYTNRDYEWSKSMGKQ
- a CDS encoding VTT domain-containing protein — encoded protein: MSSQQRQLLVRGAIFALLVVLIFVLSKYGPQPFTALSPLWEELEDLQASQERKEQITMFLASFGPYSSAVFVLLQALQVVISPIPGELTGVAGGYVYGQGYGFILSTLGLTLGSWVAFELSSILGRPFVEKLFKKDLLHKFDFLTTNTGATISFLLFLIPGFPKDLLCYILGLSRMGLRTFLIVSAVGRIPGTYLLTMQGASVRNEDYWTTVILAVISAALLFAAYIYRARLFHWIKNRHGQVEG
- the aroC gene encoding chorismate synthase yields the protein MLRYFTAGESHGPCLTAIIDGVPAGFPIDVAKINHDLWRRQQGYGRGGRMLIEKDEVEIRSGIRWGETLGSPVALGIENRDWKNWTKKMSSLPGDRDDKIAVTKPRPGHADLSGILKYNHSDIRNVLERASARDTVSRTAVGSFCKQILAPFGIKVMGYLRSLGNIEAKSDGATYEEVFARAEESPVRVADKDAEEKMIALIDDCKNKGDTLGGVFEIVALGLPPGIGSHTQWDRKFDGRLARALMSIQAIKGVEIGLGFEMARRRGSQVHDEIFFDPNKMVSEGTPRIVPTGFYRGSNNSGGTEGGMSNGAPLIVRAAMKPISTLMSPLQSVDFKSKQPADASVERSDVCSAPAAAVVGEAVVAFELAVAFLEKFGGDSLSEITRNYEGYLEQIKQF
- a CDS encoding shikimate kinase, translating into MLPRGPKNIALTGFMAAGKTVVGRKLALRLEWPFVDLDRMIEEAEGMKVREIFAQKGEAFFRGLEKRKLREVLGREGQVVATGGGAVVDKENLRLLKEKSLLVCLSATPRTLMQRAGSGRGRPLLKGEDQKGKIESLLSQRKKFYAQAHVMIDTSALSIDDVVEKIMAQLLITQGKVQIRRS
- a CDS encoding secretin and TonB N-terminal domain-containing protein, translated to MLIRVFLSTVRRFFQGHGFIGIVLIAAAAALSACVPAAMEEDAAGKRDSAQRQPAVPQPAVKEPSLQEQPFRLQDLAVQEERGQTTVRIKFSDAVNQYRHFSIAQPSRIVLDVFGPAKQLPQVETFRIETHWLSVLRVSSGEGHLRVVMEVAAATVPVYVIEPENGGLKLVIGPVNPQHTAKRDVYLVQNGRRVDISMAQGGAPVPRGQAAAAGRDLKGVKTYSGQKISLDFKDADIKNVFRLLAEVSGLNIVVTDEVKKRVTVRLVDVPWDQAMDLLIDTNGLGKEQMGNVVRISTAGQMKSERDALSAAQKAQENLEPLQTAYLNVNYAKVKELVDKIKPVLSPRGVVFPDDRSNTIVVRDIRKGIEDANEIASRLDTRTPQVLIESNLVEATPSFSRALGTTLKFARGAEINSPFAAGTPSSGIPFIKIFQNRFGAFRDLDFQLTAAEKSGDIRIISRPSVVTLNNVASTIQSLRVLRITLPSSTTNIASGTGAAAGSAAATEKIPVGVILSVTPQVSSDGFVLMSISVKSSSIAESPTVASVATGTGAASSVIPFDELTREAISNVLVRDGETIVIGGILKDTKLTSESGIPWLKDIPVFGWLFKNQRWQKDFEELIVFITPRIIAAGSVNLPSAEELWRDRLRQTEGG
- a CDS encoding tetratricopeptide repeat protein, with product MRRQGRLHEALEVVERFLRKSPDHPRALLLRSRVLYELGRTGQAIEGLNNLGRLVGNEPLQSLVAAIERVGVGEQSSSAPAFATESMARLLTQQGYFLEALEVYRRLCEAAPEESEWRDEVARLKTTVEQEGSRGATRERAAQELEACDHWLKQRQRGS